Proteins encoded together in one Kutzneria kofuensis window:
- a CDS encoding IS110 family transposase codes for MPQLWAGVDAGKAHHHCVVINAEGDKILSRRVPNNEAELLELIADVRALSPDVLWAIDLNAGGGALLIALLVNHDQALLYIPGRTVHHASAGYRGSGKSDAKDAFIIADQARMRRDLHPMTAGDEIAVDLRILTARRYDLTADRTRAINRLRAQILEYFPALERAFDYSSSKAALVLLTGFQTPAALRECGQAELATWLRARKVRNGAAIAATAIAAARAQLTAVPGQSTAAAMTARLAKGVMALDEEIAETDALIEGRFRQHRHAAVILSMPGIGPLLGAEIIALTGGDPAAFGSVDRLAGVAGLAPVPRDSGRVQGNLRRPRRYNRRLLRAFYLSAQYAIVRCPESKAFYERKRHEGKVHKQAVLALARRRLNVVWALVRDERTFQPHVPRPGSAAA; via the coding sequence GTGCCGCAACTGTGGGCCGGTGTGGACGCGGGCAAAGCCCACCACCACTGCGTGGTGATCAACGCCGAGGGCGACAAGATCCTGTCCCGGCGAGTGCCCAACAACGAGGCCGAACTGCTGGAGCTGATCGCCGATGTCCGAGCGCTGTCGCCCGACGTGCTGTGGGCGATCGATCTCAACGCCGGCGGCGGCGCGCTGCTGATCGCCCTGTTGGTCAACCACGACCAGGCCCTGCTCTACATCCCCGGCCGCACCGTCCACCACGCCTCGGCCGGCTACCGAGGATCGGGCAAAAGTGACGCCAAGGACGCGTTCATCATCGCCGACCAGGCCCGCATGCGCCGCGACCTGCACCCGATGACCGCCGGCGACGAGATCGCCGTGGACCTGCGGATCCTGACCGCCCGCCGCTACGACCTGACCGCCGACCGCACGAGGGCGATCAACCGGCTGCGCGCCCAGATCCTGGAGTACTTCCCCGCCCTGGAACGAGCCTTTGACTACAGCTCCTCCAAAGCCGCGCTGGTGCTGTTGACCGGCTTTCAGACTCCCGCCGCGCTGCGGGAGTGCGGCCAGGCCGAGCTGGCCACCTGGCTGCGGGCCCGCAAGGTCCGCAACGGCGCCGCAATCGCCGCGACCGCGATCGCCGCAGCCCGGGCCCAGCTCACCGCCGTTCCCGGACAGTCCACTGCCGCGGCCATGACGGCGCGGCTGGCCAAGGGGGTGATGGCCCTGGATGAGGAGATCGCGGAGACCGACGCCCTGATCGAGGGCCGGTTTCGCCAGCACCGGCACGCCGCCGTGATCCTGAGCATGCCCGGCATCGGGCCGTTGCTCGGGGCCGAGATCATCGCTCTGACCGGCGGGGATCCGGCCGCGTTCGGCAGCGTTGACCGGCTGGCCGGTGTCGCCGGCCTGGCGCCGGTCCCGCGTGACTCCGGCCGGGTTCAGGGCAACCTGCGCCGTCCGCGCCGCTACAACCGGCGGCTGCTGCGGGCGTTCTACCTGTCCGCGCAGTACGCCATCGTCCGGTGTCCGGAGTCGAAGGCCTTCTACGAACGCAAACGGCACGAGGGCAAGGTCCACAAGCAGGCCGTACTGGCCCTGGCGCGTCGACGCCTCAACGTCGTGTGGGCGCTCGTCCGCGACGAACGAACGTTCCAGCCCCACGTGCCACGACCAGGCAGCGCAGCAGCCTGA
- a CDS encoding fatty acid desaturase family protein encodes MTSVEAGPPAARRGTDFAALSRVIRRQGLLDRRPRRYLVKFSVNAALLAAGWTAFAVLGSSWWQVATAVLLALAHTQLAFIGHDAGHKQIFTGKRGNDVVGYLHAGLVGMSYGWWLGKHNRHHANPNHEDEDPDIRISVLAFTGEQATAKRGVARWLARNQAVLFFPLLTLEGLGLHVSGVKAVWRREVKAVPLEAALLAAHAVGYLAAVFLVLSPVHALVFIAVHQGLWGVYMGCSFAPNHKGMPTVSAGQRLDFLRKQVLTSRNVRGGRVVDFLLGGLNYQIEHHLFPSMPRANLRHAQPLVQRFCADNGIAYHETGALDSYRQVLRHLHAVGAPLRRTKGQ; translated from the coding sequence ATGACGTCAGTCGAGGCAGGACCGCCGGCCGCGCGACGTGGCACCGACTTCGCGGCGCTGTCGCGCGTGATCAGGCGGCAGGGCCTGCTCGACCGCCGGCCACGCAGGTATCTGGTGAAGTTCTCGGTCAACGCGGCGCTGCTGGCCGCGGGCTGGACGGCGTTCGCCGTGCTAGGATCGTCCTGGTGGCAAGTCGCCACGGCGGTTCTTCTGGCTCTGGCGCACACTCAGCTCGCGTTCATCGGCCATGATGCCGGTCACAAGCAGATCTTCACCGGAAAACGGGGCAACGACGTCGTCGGCTACCTGCACGCCGGTCTGGTCGGCATGAGCTATGGCTGGTGGCTGGGCAAGCACAACCGCCACCACGCCAATCCCAACCACGAGGACGAGGACCCGGACATCCGGATTTCCGTGCTGGCCTTCACCGGCGAGCAGGCCACCGCCAAGCGCGGTGTGGCCCGCTGGCTGGCCAGGAACCAGGCCGTGCTGTTCTTCCCGCTGTTGACGTTGGAGGGACTGGGCCTGCACGTGTCGGGCGTCAAGGCGGTCTGGCGGCGTGAGGTCAAGGCGGTGCCGCTGGAGGCGGCGCTGCTCGCGGCACATGCCGTCGGTTACCTCGCGGCAGTGTTCTTGGTGCTGTCGCCGGTGCACGCGCTGGTGTTCATCGCGGTGCACCAGGGGCTGTGGGGCGTCTACATGGGATGCTCCTTCGCCCCCAACCACAAGGGCATGCCCACCGTGTCGGCCGGGCAGCGGTTGGACTTCCTGCGCAAGCAGGTGCTGACCTCCCGCAACGTTCGCGGTGGCCGGGTTGTCGACTTCCTGCTGGGCGGACTGAACTACCAGATCGAGCACCACCTGTTTCCCAGCATGCCGAGGGCGAACCTGCGCCACGCCCAGCCACTGGTGCAGCGGTTCTGTGCGGACAACGGGATCGCCTACCACGAGACCGGCGCCCTGGACTCCTACCGACAGGTGCTCCGTCACCTGCACGCCGTCGGCGCGCCACTGCGCCGAACGAAAGGACAATGA
- a CDS encoding glycosyltransferase family 4 protein: protein MPAGTGGSENYTVGQVRELTRRGIPAQVVTVGLGARDGRDGFAGVPFRSLSRLADVGDLDGTVVFVNEPHTVPTRRPAFLILHNPPPIRDHHRAFAVEGTRTRALIATSRYAATLWSRYLDVDVATINVVHPFAEPCFAAQSRPATRTDTTRVLFAGRLSPEKGVYTLLETLHIDIIEQDSRIAFTATTAGADKPQGKIIERLLRGHPGITVVPTRTTPAAMAALMAEHDVVVMPSNSQYWHETFGIVSIEAQHSGCRVIASRDGGLPETDCGGLVLVAPDDAEALAWGIRKAVDLGPLSLPARQRAATRFTVAQSVDALLTVFATPQPMPPAVVVRQLEELIAAPSTAAVRPVRMPGRTTA from the coding sequence TTGCCCGCCGGCACCGGCGGCTCGGAGAACTACACCGTCGGACAGGTCCGGGAACTCACCAGGCGCGGCATCCCGGCGCAGGTGGTCACGGTCGGCCTCGGCGCCCGCGACGGCCGGGACGGCTTCGCCGGCGTCCCGTTCCGGTCGCTGTCACGGCTGGCCGATGTCGGCGATCTGGACGGCACGGTCGTGTTCGTCAACGAACCGCACACGGTGCCCACGAGACGTCCGGCGTTCCTGATCCTGCACAATCCGCCGCCCATTCGCGACCACCACCGGGCATTCGCCGTCGAGGGAACCAGAACGCGCGCGCTCATCGCCACCAGCCGCTACGCCGCCACACTGTGGTCGCGGTACCTGGACGTGGACGTCGCGACGATCAACGTGGTGCATCCGTTCGCCGAACCCTGTTTCGCCGCCCAGTCCCGGCCGGCCACCCGGACCGACACGACCCGCGTGCTGTTCGCCGGCCGGCTGAGCCCGGAGAAGGGCGTCTACACCCTGCTGGAGACGCTGCACATCGACATCATCGAGCAGGACTCGCGTATCGCGTTCACCGCGACGACCGCGGGCGCGGACAAGCCGCAGGGGAAGATCATCGAACGGCTGCTCCGCGGCCATCCCGGCATCACCGTGGTGCCCACCCGCACCACACCGGCGGCGATGGCGGCCTTGATGGCCGAGCACGACGTCGTGGTGATGCCGTCGAACAGCCAGTACTGGCACGAGACCTTCGGCATCGTCTCGATCGAGGCCCAGCACTCGGGCTGCCGGGTGATCGCGTCACGTGACGGTGGCCTGCCCGAGACCGACTGCGGCGGCCTGGTGCTCGTCGCGCCGGACGATGCCGAGGCACTGGCGTGGGGCATCCGCAAGGCGGTCGACCTCGGGCCGCTCTCGCTGCCGGCCCGACAGCGGGCGGCCACGAGATTCACCGTCGCACAGTCGGTGGACGCGCTGCTGACCGTGTTCGCCACGCCCCAGCCCATGCCGCCCGCTGTGGTCGTCCGCCAGCTCGAAGAGCTGATCGCGGCGCCGTCGACGGCTGCCGTGCGCCCCGTTCGGATGCCCGGCAGGACCACGGCGTAG
- a CDS encoding alpha/beta fold hydrolase yields MDVRGRHNVVITGNQDGPVVVLAHGFGCDQNLWRLVVPALGRDHRVVVFDHVGAGRSDLAAWDPQVYASLDGYADDVLNLCAGLDLPEVVFVGHSVSAMIGVLAANRHPERFAGLVLLTPSPCYLDDGDYRGGFTAADIDELLESLDSNYLGWSAAMAPVIMGNPDRPELSQELADSFCRTDPAIAAVFARTTFLSDNRADLAAVGVPTLVVECAQDAIAPRAVGAFVHARIAGSRLVTLDATGHCPQLSAPEATAEAIMSFTGDLR; encoded by the coding sequence ATGGATGTGCGTGGTAGGCACAACGTGGTGATCACCGGCAATCAGGACGGGCCGGTGGTCGTGCTGGCCCACGGGTTCGGCTGCGACCAGAACCTGTGGCGCCTGGTCGTTCCCGCGCTGGGTCGCGATCACCGGGTGGTGGTCTTCGACCACGTCGGCGCCGGCCGTTCGGACCTGGCGGCCTGGGACCCGCAAGTGTACGCGAGCCTGGATGGTTACGCCGACGACGTGCTGAACCTCTGCGCGGGCCTCGACCTGCCGGAGGTGGTGTTCGTGGGGCACTCGGTCAGCGCGATGATCGGGGTGCTGGCGGCCAACCGCCACCCCGAGCGGTTCGCCGGTCTCGTCCTGCTGACGCCGTCGCCGTGCTATCTCGACGACGGCGACTACCGGGGCGGATTCACCGCCGCCGACATCGACGAGCTGCTGGAGTCCCTGGACAGCAACTATCTCGGCTGGTCGGCCGCGATGGCTCCGGTGATCATGGGCAACCCGGACCGGCCCGAGCTGAGCCAGGAACTGGCCGACAGCTTCTGCCGCACCGATCCGGCGATCGCCGCCGTGTTCGCCCGCACGACGTTCCTGTCCGACAACCGCGCCGATCTGGCCGCGGTCGGCGTGCCGACGCTGGTCGTCGAGTGCGCCCAGGACGCCATCGCTCCGCGCGCGGTCGGCGCTTTCGTGCACGCCCGCATCGCCGGCAGTCGACTGGTCACACTGGATGCGACCGGCCACTGTCCCCAGCTCAGCGCGCCCGAGGCCACCGCCGAGGCGATCATGTCCTTCACCGGGGACCTGCGGTGA
- a CDS encoding GAF and ANTAR domain-containing protein translates to MSSTAPTGAQRESQLLHAFVQMADTLVDDYDVADVLHQLVDHCVRLLDAAAAGLMLSDQRGNLQVLASSSERTRLLELFQIQNNEGPCLDCVRSGEPVLVADLTAVTGRWPMFAPLAVAGGFVSVAAVPLRLRRETIGALNLFGREPGPLNDQDAQVARALADTATIGILQERAIRRGEVLTEQLQTALNSRIIIEQAKGVLAYAGDLEMEQAFETLRRYARSHGARLSEVAHRLVTGGILPREILPDSVDS, encoded by the coding sequence ATGAGCAGCACAGCCCCCACCGGCGCGCAACGGGAATCGCAGCTGCTCCACGCCTTCGTCCAGATGGCCGACACCCTGGTCGACGACTACGACGTGGCCGACGTGCTGCACCAGTTGGTCGACCACTGCGTGCGGCTGCTGGACGCCGCCGCGGCCGGTCTGATGCTGTCCGACCAGCGCGGGAACCTACAGGTGCTCGCCTCCTCGTCCGAACGAACGCGGCTGCTGGAACTCTTCCAGATCCAGAACAACGAAGGCCCCTGCCTGGACTGCGTCCGCAGCGGCGAGCCGGTCCTGGTCGCCGACCTCACCGCCGTCACCGGGCGCTGGCCGATGTTCGCCCCGTTGGCGGTCGCGGGCGGCTTCGTCTCCGTGGCGGCCGTTCCGCTGCGGCTGCGACGGGAGACCATCGGAGCGCTGAACCTGTTCGGCCGCGAACCCGGGCCGCTCAACGACCAGGACGCTCAGGTCGCCCGGGCGCTGGCCGACACGGCCACCATCGGCATCCTCCAGGAACGGGCCATCCGTCGCGGCGAGGTGCTCACCGAGCAGCTGCAGACCGCGTTGAACAGCCGAATCATCATCGAGCAGGCCAAGGGTGTGCTCGCCTACGCCGGAGACCTGGAGATGGAGCAGGCGTTCGAGACCCTGCGCCGGTACGCCCGCAGCCACGGGGCCCGCCTCAGCGAGGTCGCGCACCGGCTGGTCACCGGCGGCATCCTGCCGCGGGAAATCCTGCCGGACAGTGTCGATTCCTGA
- a CDS encoding RGCVC family protein, with the protein MEPVRASSDKAALSADCPVCPHPSDAHDQIGARYCAATVAGKFERGCVCVTGEPAR; encoded by the coding sequence ATGGAGCCCGTGCGCGCATCCTCCGACAAGGCCGCCCTTTCGGCCGACTGCCCGGTGTGTCCGCATCCATCGGACGCGCATGACCAGATCGGTGCGAGGTACTGCGCCGCGACCGTGGCCGGGAAGTTCGAACGCGGATGTGTCTGTGTCACAGGCGAACCCGCCCGATAG
- a CDS encoding acyl-CoA desaturase: MLAGEQSAARIALVVVFTAGPMLALAAAVPAAWGWGLSWLDIGLAVFFYCLTCLGVTIGFHRYLTHGAFRANRALRIALATAGSAAMQGPVVTWVADHRRHHAFADREGDPHSPWRYGTSATALVRGFWHAHMGWLFERDLTNAARFAPDLLADKDIRRVDRLFPALTAGTLLAPALVGGLATMTWWGALTAFFWAGLVRVAVLHHVTWSVNSICHLIGDRPFTARDRSANFWPLAIASMGESWHNSHHADPTCARHGVRRGQIDISARVIWIFEKFGWATKVRWPAPQRVARNLSRTR, translated from the coding sequence ATGTTGGCCGGCGAACAGTCCGCCGCCAGGATCGCACTGGTGGTCGTGTTCACGGCCGGGCCGATGCTGGCCCTGGCCGCCGCCGTTCCCGCCGCGTGGGGCTGGGGCCTGAGCTGGCTCGACATCGGGCTCGCCGTGTTCTTCTACTGCCTGACCTGTCTGGGTGTGACCATCGGGTTCCACCGCTACCTGACCCATGGCGCGTTCCGGGCCAACCGCGCGCTGCGAATCGCGCTGGCCACGGCCGGGAGTGCGGCCATGCAGGGCCCCGTCGTCACGTGGGTCGCCGATCACCGTCGCCATCACGCCTTCGCCGACCGGGAAGGTGATCCGCATTCGCCATGGCGTTACGGCACTTCCGCCACCGCGCTGGTGCGCGGCTTCTGGCACGCGCACATGGGCTGGCTGTTCGAGCGGGACCTGACCAACGCCGCCCGCTTCGCGCCGGACCTGTTGGCGGACAAGGACATTCGGCGCGTCGATCGCCTGTTCCCGGCGCTGACCGCTGGCACCCTGCTGGCCCCCGCCCTTGTCGGCGGTCTGGCCACCATGACCTGGTGGGGCGCGCTGACCGCGTTCTTCTGGGCCGGTCTGGTGCGGGTAGCGGTGCTGCACCATGTCACGTGGTCGGTGAACTCGATCTGCCACCTGATCGGCGACCGGCCGTTCACCGCGCGCGACCGGTCGGCGAACTTCTGGCCGCTGGCCATCGCCTCCATGGGCGAGTCATGGCACAACTCCCACCACGCGGACCCGACCTGCGCGCGTCACGGCGTGCGCCGCGGGCAGATCGACATCTCCGCCCGCGTCATCTGGATCTTCGAGAAGTTCGGCTGGGCGACCAAGGTCCGCTGGCCGGCGCCGCAGCGGGTCGCCCGCAACCTGTCCCGCACCCGATGA
- a CDS encoding carboxylate-amine ligase yields MAPRPVDPWRTLGVEEEFFLVDAETGNAVAGAPEMARLLADEPAVTPEFMRYQIETATPVCAGLGQVRAELDRLRRLLVGAADRVGCLLVATGVLPFDTPPTLSAVTDLPRYRDLVDRFPGLLSSASTCGCHVHVGVPSREVGVQVLSRIRSWLPQLLAVGANSPFAMGRDTGWDSWRHPMWSRWPTARPPEIWADAGHYDAAVRHLVDSGAAVDPRGVYWHARLSPRYPTVEVRIADVGLSVDDAVLLAGLVRALVATAVEELRAGRPAPAVPTARIAAALSAAARHGLGGPGIDVFSGDVTAQRQLFQDLLDHLRPGLEVTGDADEVERLAGGVVLGGSGADRQREMRAASATTGEFVMALAAATAASRAPELTVDGNDR; encoded by the coding sequence GTGGCGCCAAGGCCGGTCGACCCGTGGCGCACCCTCGGCGTCGAGGAGGAGTTCTTCCTGGTGGACGCCGAGACCGGAAACGCCGTGGCCGGCGCGCCGGAGATGGCTCGGCTGCTCGCGGACGAGCCGGCCGTCACCCCCGAGTTCATGCGGTACCAGATCGAGACGGCCACCCCGGTCTGTGCCGGGCTCGGCCAGGTCCGCGCGGAGTTGGATCGGCTCCGCCGCCTGCTCGTGGGCGCGGCCGACCGTGTCGGTTGCCTGCTGGTGGCCACCGGCGTGCTGCCGTTCGACACCCCGCCAACGCTCTCCGCGGTCACCGATCTGCCGCGCTACCGGGATCTCGTCGACCGGTTCCCTGGTCTGCTGTCGTCGGCCAGTACGTGTGGGTGCCATGTGCACGTCGGTGTCCCGTCACGGGAAGTCGGTGTCCAGGTGCTGTCGCGGATCCGATCGTGGCTGCCGCAACTGCTCGCGGTCGGCGCCAACTCGCCGTTCGCGATGGGACGGGACACCGGCTGGGACAGTTGGCGCCACCCGATGTGGTCGCGGTGGCCTACCGCGCGGCCGCCGGAGATCTGGGCTGACGCCGGCCACTACGACGCGGCGGTGCGCCACCTCGTGGACAGCGGCGCCGCGGTGGACCCACGCGGCGTCTACTGGCATGCGCGACTGTCGCCGCGGTACCCGACGGTGGAGGTGCGGATCGCGGACGTCGGACTGTCGGTGGACGATGCGGTGCTGCTCGCCGGACTGGTCCGGGCGTTGGTGGCGACCGCGGTCGAGGAGCTCCGTGCGGGCAGGCCGGCGCCGGCCGTGCCCACGGCGAGGATCGCGGCCGCGTTGTCCGCCGCCGCCCGACACGGCCTCGGTGGCCCCGGCATCGACGTCTTCTCCGGCGATGTCACGGCGCAGCGGCAGTTGTTCCAGGATCTGCTCGACCACCTCCGGCCCGGTCTGGAGGTCACCGGTGACGCGGACGAAGTCGAGCGGCTGGCCGGCGGGGTCGTGCTCGGCGGCAGCGGGGCGGACCGGCAGCGGGAGATGCGCGCCGCTTCGGCGACGACGGGGGAGTTCGTCATGGCGCTCGCCGCCGCGACCGCGGCGAGCCGGGCGCCGGAGCTCACGGTCGACGGCAACGACCGGTGA
- a CDS encoding GAF and ANTAR domain-containing protein → MSDPDGAVFRVRAVIATAMREHADDPDLLVHVCRACADLLPVDGMSISLMSDTDRREVMFASDEVSARIEALQFSLGEGPCFEAFTTGRPVLVPDLAGATTPAWPAFAAEMAGEPVGAVFAFPLQSGTVCAGAMDLYRRRPGWLSPAELATALAVVDATVLVMLSQLAEADNGMWWLALPEQREQVHQAVGMVIAAFGIPADQALARLRGYAFAAGRLVDEVAHDIVTRALAPKDLDR, encoded by the coding sequence ATGAGTGACCCTGACGGCGCGGTCTTTCGGGTGCGAGCCGTGATCGCCACCGCGATGCGGGAACACGCGGATGACCCGGACCTGCTGGTGCACGTGTGCCGGGCGTGCGCGGACCTGTTGCCGGTGGACGGCATGTCGATCTCGCTGATGAGCGACACGGACCGCCGGGAGGTGATGTTCGCCAGCGACGAGGTCAGCGCGCGAATCGAGGCACTTCAGTTCAGTCTCGGCGAGGGGCCGTGCTTCGAGGCGTTCACCACCGGCCGGCCGGTGCTCGTGCCGGACCTGGCCGGCGCCACCACCCCGGCGTGGCCGGCGTTCGCCGCCGAGATGGCAGGCGAGCCCGTGGGGGCCGTCTTCGCGTTTCCCTTGCAGAGCGGCACGGTCTGTGCCGGCGCGATGGATCTCTACCGGCGGCGGCCGGGCTGGCTGTCGCCGGCGGAGCTGGCCACGGCGCTGGCGGTGGTCGACGCGACGGTGCTGGTGATGCTGAGCCAGTTGGCCGAGGCCGACAACGGCATGTGGTGGCTCGCGCTGCCCGAGCAGCGCGAGCAGGTGCACCAGGCCGTCGGCATGGTCATCGCCGCGTTCGGAATTCCGGCCGATCAGGCGCTGGCGCGGCTGCGGGGATACGCGTTCGCCGCCGGCCGCCTCGTCGACGAGGTGGCCCACGACATCGTCACCCGCGCGCTCGCACCGAAGGATCTCGACAGGTGA
- a CDS encoding AI-2E family transporter, producing MPASSPDSAAGHHELVGQPHDDEREGPVADAEAEAAQISESDQPLGTIGARFDRRSPFLVGMAAAAGVAVTYGLVLVVAGLREVLILVGLALFIAIGLEPLVSWLVARRLPRWLAVAAVFVAAVGAVGGFLTAAIPVVVAQATQVVAKVPDYLRQAQDHNSWLGQLNDRLHLQQAVENSLSGGASLLNAGAVVFGALADLGILVVLTVYFVADLPRIRTALYRLVPNSRRPRAILIGDEICVKVGGYVLGNLLISVIAGVLTLAWSLAFGVPYAVLLAIAVAVLDLIPVVGSVIGGVLVSLVALTVSVPVCLATIGFVLVYRFAEDYLLVPKIIGGAVKVPALVTVVAVLLGGALLGVVGALVAIPIAAAALLLANEVLYPRLDRA from the coding sequence ATGCCCGCATCATCCCCGGATTCCGCCGCCGGCCATCACGAACTCGTCGGCCAGCCGCATGACGACGAGCGCGAGGGTCCGGTGGCCGACGCCGAAGCCGAGGCGGCCCAGATCAGCGAGTCCGACCAGCCGCTGGGCACGATCGGTGCGCGATTCGACCGCAGGTCGCCGTTCCTGGTCGGGATGGCCGCCGCGGCTGGTGTCGCCGTCACCTACGGTCTCGTCCTGGTGGTGGCGGGCCTGCGGGAGGTGTTGATCCTCGTCGGGCTGGCGCTGTTCATCGCGATCGGACTCGAGCCGCTCGTGTCCTGGCTGGTGGCCCGCCGGCTGCCCCGCTGGCTGGCGGTCGCCGCCGTGTTCGTGGCGGCGGTCGGCGCGGTCGGCGGCTTCCTCACCGCGGCGATCCCGGTGGTCGTCGCGCAGGCGACCCAGGTGGTGGCGAAGGTCCCCGACTACCTACGCCAGGCCCAGGACCACAATTCCTGGCTCGGCCAGCTCAACGACCGGCTGCACCTCCAGCAGGCGGTCGAGAACTCGCTCAGCGGCGGCGCCAGCCTGCTCAACGCGGGCGCCGTGGTGTTCGGGGCGCTGGCCGATCTCGGCATCCTGGTGGTGCTGACCGTCTACTTCGTCGCCGACCTGCCCCGGATCCGGACCGCGCTCTACCGGTTGGTGCCCAACTCGCGACGGCCGCGGGCGATCCTGATCGGGGACGAGATCTGTGTGAAGGTCGGCGGCTACGTATTGGGGAACCTGCTGATCTCGGTCATCGCCGGGGTGCTCACCCTGGCCTGGTCGCTGGCCTTCGGCGTGCCGTACGCGGTGCTGCTCGCGATCGCCGTCGCCGTGCTGGACCTGATCCCCGTGGTCGGATCGGTCATCGGCGGGGTCCTGGTCAGCCTGGTCGCGCTGACCGTGTCCGTGCCGGTGTGCCTGGCCACGATCGGCTTCGTGCTGGTCTACCGGTTCGCCGAGGACTACCTGCTGGTCCCGAAGATAATCGGCGGCGCGGTGAAGGTGCCCGCGTTGGTCACCGTGGTGGCGGTGCTGCTGGGCGGGGCACTGCTCGGCGTGGTCGGCGCCCTGGTCGCGATCCCCATCGCCGCAGCGGCCTTGCTGCTGGCCAACGAGGTTCTTTATCCACGCCTGGACCGCGCGTGA
- a CDS encoding PP2C family protein-serine/threonine phosphatase, with translation MTAAAGPDRDHAEFSALLEDDAEELYEHAPCGYLSAMLDGRIVKINSTLLEWLGHRRADLVGRRRLSDLLTVGGRLYHETHLAPLLRMHGEVNGIALELVTADGARLPVLLTARVKSGHDGRPLLLRMTIFDARERRAYEQELLRARREAERDRDRVQQLATTLQRTLLPPILSAPPGTEVAAHYHHASPDEVGGDFYDLFPLAGGLWGMFMGDVCGKGADAAAVTSLTRYTLRAAAVYDNDPSAVLRNLNTVLHHEYTGDDPRFTTVVFGLLTPQGGGYQVRLASGGHPPALLLRADGAVDPLRTPGGQLVGVLPDARFVTTTAHLGPGDTLLLYTDGLTEARTGDGQGRYEEEGLHAFAAALSPTTATDLIAAVARLLTSFGTGLEDDAAALAVSVPVR, from the coding sequence GTGACGGCCGCGGCGGGGCCCGACCGCGACCACGCGGAGTTCTCCGCGCTGCTGGAGGACGACGCCGAGGAACTCTACGAACACGCGCCGTGCGGGTATCTGTCGGCGATGCTGGACGGCCGGATCGTGAAGATCAACTCTACGTTGCTGGAGTGGCTCGGGCACCGGCGCGCGGACCTGGTCGGTCGGCGCCGGCTGAGCGACCTGCTCACGGTCGGTGGCCGGCTGTACCACGAGACCCATCTCGCTCCCCTGCTGCGCATGCACGGCGAGGTCAACGGGATCGCACTGGAGCTGGTGACCGCCGACGGCGCCCGGTTGCCGGTGTTGCTGACCGCTCGGGTCAAGTCCGGCCACGACGGCCGTCCTCTGCTGCTGCGCATGACGATCTTCGATGCCCGCGAACGTCGAGCCTACGAACAGGAGTTGCTGCGGGCCCGCCGCGAGGCCGAGCGGGACCGCGATCGGGTCCAGCAACTGGCCACCACCTTGCAGCGCACCCTGCTTCCACCGATCCTGTCCGCTCCGCCGGGCACCGAGGTCGCGGCCCACTACCACCACGCCAGCCCCGATGAGGTCGGCGGCGACTTCTACGACCTGTTCCCACTCGCCGGTGGCCTCTGGGGCATGTTCATGGGAGACGTGTGCGGCAAGGGGGCCGACGCGGCGGCGGTGACCTCCCTGACCCGGTACACCCTGCGCGCGGCGGCGGTGTACGACAACGACCCGAGCGCCGTGCTGCGCAACCTCAACACCGTGCTCCATCACGAATACACCGGTGACGATCCGCGGTTCACCACCGTGGTCTTCGGACTGCTCACACCGCAGGGCGGGGGCTACCAGGTGCGACTGGCCAGTGGCGGACATCCGCCGGCCCTGCTGCTGCGCGCCGACGGCGCAGTCGACCCTCTGCGGACCCCCGGCGGCCAACTGGTCGGCGTCCTGCCCGATGCCCGCTTCGTCACCACCACGGCGCACCTGGGGCCAGGAGACACCTTGCTGCTCTACACCGACGGGCTGACCGAGGCGCGCACCGGTGATGGGCAGGGCCGCTACGAGGAAGAAGGACTGCACGCCTTCGCCGCGGCCCTCTCGCCCACCACGGCGACCGACCTGATCGCCGCGGTGGCGAGGCTGTTGACCAGTTTCGGGACGGGGCTGGAGGATGACGCCGCCGCGCTGGCGGTGAGTGTGCCGGTGCGCTGA
- a CDS encoding CsbD family protein encodes MSTERKIDAKADEVKGKVKEGVGSATDDHSLEAEGKGDQAKGKVKEAAEKVKDVFKKD; translated from the coding sequence ATGAGCACCGAACGCAAGATCGACGCCAAGGCCGACGAGGTCAAGGGCAAGGTCAAGGAAGGCGTCGGCAGCGCCACCGACGACCACAGCCTGGAGGCCGAGGGCAAGGGCGACCAGGCCAAGGGCAAGGTCAAGGAGGCGGCCGAGAAGGTCAAGGACGTCTTCAAGAAGGACTGA